A segment of the Candidatus Gastranaerophilales bacterium genome:
GATAACTCTAAAATAAGAAGAGCAACTTTTGCCCCGACTCCTGAAACGGTTTGAAGCATTGAAAACATATCTCTTTGCTCTCTTGAGGCAAAGCCGTAAAGAGTCATCGCATCTTCTTTGTGGCTTAGATAAGTGTATATAGTTACTTCGCTTGTAATATCAGGCAGTTCTTTAAGCGTTTTTTTATTTACAAAAATGCTGTAGCCTATGTTGTTCACTTCCAGTACCAAATGACAGCCCGCAAGACTATTTTCGATTTTGGCTATAAGAGTTCCTTTTAAATAGCTGAACATATTTTTTTCCCCAGTTCTTTTAATGTAATCAAATCATCTTGAGGTTTTATGCCTGTAGTTGTAAGCATATTACCTATTAAAACAGCGTTTATTCCTGCTTTTATCCCGAGTCTTCTGTTTTCTTCCGATAGCCTGTCCATCCTTCCGCCTGCGTAGCGCAAAACTATCTTGGGCATAATCAGCCTGAATGTTGCTATAGTTCTTATTATATCTTCTTCGGTAATTTTATCCCCGTAATGTTCAAGCGGCGTATGCCTTATAGGTGTAAGAATATTAATCGGCGCGCATTCAACCCCTAAATCTCTTATTTCAATAGCGGCTTCTATACGCTGCTCGAGGCTTTCCCCCATACCTATAATAACTCCGCAGCAAACTTCCATACCGTATTTTTGGACAAGTTTGACTGTGTTTATTCGGTCTTGATAAGAGTGTGTCGTGCAGATATTGGCATAATTCGACTCTGACGTATTTATATTGTGGTGAAACCTTGTTAACCCTGCTTCTTTAAGCGCTTTTGCCTGGGCTTCGTTTATTATCCCTATGGATGCACAGCTTGTCAGCCCTTCTATTTTATTGATTTCTTTTATCATCGTGAGAAGTTTATCAAAATCTTTGTCGGGTGATTTGCCCGAAGTTACTATTGCAAACCTTGTCGCGCCACTCTCTCTTGCATGTTTTGCTGCCGCAATAACCTCTTCAATACTTACCAACGGATGTGTATGGATATCGGTCAGATAGTGTGAACTTTGGGAGCAGTATTTGCAGTTTTCTTCACATCTACCCGTTTTTGCACTTATTAGAGAACACAGTTCTATCCTGCTGCCAAAATTTTCTATTGTACATTTTTCCGCCTTGTCAAGAAGTTCAGCCAAAGGCATATTATAGTACTTTAAATATTTTTTTATTTCGTTTACCATACCTTAATTTAACTAATAAAATGATTATTTTACAAGGTTTTATAATTATCCCGGGCAATTTTTTTTGTCAAAAATTTTTTATATATACAACAGGTAATAAACGAGGTATAAGGCATGGTCAACTCAGTTCAATCATTAAACAATATTAACTCTCAAAGAATAGCATTTAACGGTGAAGCAGGATACGCTAAGACTAGTCCGTATCCGAATGATTCTTACGAAAAAAAATCAGGCAGTGGCAAAACATTATTATTGCTGGCATCATTGGTAGCAGCTTTTGCCTTTAGGAAAAATATAGCAAAGGTTATTCCTAATTGTGTTAAAGAATTTACGACAAAGTGGATAAAAAATCCTGTGAAGAATTTTATTTCGGATCATGAAGCATTGAGAAAAGTTGTAAATGGCTCAAAAAATAAATATAACGGATTTATAGATAAGTTACGGGTTGCTTCTAAAGATATTTTAGGAAGTGGCGGTCAACGTCAACCTAATTTACCCGGATTTTAGTTAATAACTTGTTAAAACACCGCTTTTTTGCTTAAATATAATCATTGGGATTGTGTTTAAGGTGTGAAAGTGGCTAATATTGTAATAAAAGTTTTTGATAATTTTAACGATGAGCTAAAAGCTAAATGGGATGAGTTGTATAATCCCGGCGCAGCGTATAACCTTTCTTTTGACTGGTGCAGGTTGTGGTGGGAGAATTTTTGTGAATACAGAAAACTCAGTATTATCGCCATATATGACAAGAGGGATGATATAAAGTTAATTGCGCCTTTTTACAAAAATAAAAATGTCCTTTCCCTTATAGGGACACGCCCTTTATACTTTGATGAATGTAATATACTTTATAAAGATAAAGAATTCATCCCTGTTTTATTGGATTATATTTTTGAGAATAAGCTTGATATAAACTTGGAGCATGTAAATGCCCGGACAGATTTTGCAAATATTTTAACCCGCTATTTGTGCGATAAAAAGATAAGGCATCAAGCTTTGGTGAGTGAAACAAAACAGATTATAAATACAGAATTCAACCCTAAACACGGGGAACTGAAAAATATCAACCGCCAAAAACGCTACGTAGAAAACAACCTGCAAGACAGCGTTGTTTTTGAATATGATGTTAATAAAAACAGCAAGGTAATAAATGAATTTATTGAACTGCATAAATCAAGATGGGGCTTGTTCAACAGAAAAGATAATACGCAAAAATACTTTGAAGACTTAATGCGAAATTTTGAGAATGTGAAACTATCAAGATTGTCGTTGAAAAATGATGATATAACGATTGCTTATGAGCTTGGTATTATTGACAGCGGTGGGAAATATTGGTTTTTAATGTCAGCTTATGACAGGAATTACAATAAAATTTCACCCGGCAAGGTTCTTATGTATGAACTTACAAAATATTTGCTCGAAAACTCTGTTTTAGAACTGGACCTTGGCAGGGGCTGCGAAGAATACAAGGGTGGATATTCCAACGAGGAAAACGTTCTGCTGTTCTTTAATTCACAGCAATTTAACTCTATAGCAAATGTTTATGTACAGATAGTGAACCTTTTTGACAAAATCGTTAAACACTTGCGAGGCACGTATTAAATATAGTTTGTTCTCTGTCAGGTCCTACGCTTATGATTTTGATAGGAGTCCGGACAAGTGTTTCAAGCTCTTTAAGGTAAATTTTTGCATTCAGCGGCAAATCTTCAAAGGTTTTTGCTTTCGTTGTGTCTTCGCACCAGCCTTCAAACACCTGATAAACAGGTTCTAAATATTTGTGGGTATTGATGTTTGTTTGATAAGAGGTATAAGTTTCGCCGTTTCTTTTATCTATGTAAGCTGTACATAGTTTGATTTTTTCAAAACCGTCAAATACATCAAGTTTGGTAAGAGCAATTCCTGTCATACCGTTGATTTGCGCGCTGTATTTTGCTAAGGGAACATCGAACCATCCGCAGCGGCGTTTTCTGCCTGTGGTTACCCCGAATTCTTGTCCTATCTCTTGTATTTTGGCACCTTCCTCGTCTTCAAGCTCGGTAACAAAGGGTCCTTCCCCTACTCTTGTAATATAGGCTTTAAACACGCCTATGATTTCTTCCACCACGGTAGCACCCAGCCCCGTGCCTGTAAAAGCTCCTCCTGCAACAGGGTTTGAGCTTGTAACATACGGATATGTACCAAAGTCTATATCAAGCAAAGCGCCTTGTGCGCCTTCGAAAAGAATGGTTTTACCTGCTTTATAATCGTCATGCAGTTTGTCTAAAAGCTCAAAATCAACATAAGGTTTGAGAAGTTCTGCATATTTGGAGCAAAATTCTTTTATTTCTTCTTTACTATAAGGCTTTAGCCCGTAATTTTGCTCGAGCTGCTGGTTTTTTATCGGCAAAATCTTATTTATTTTTTCATCTAAAAGTTCTTCGTCGTATAAATCTTCTATTCTAAAACCTATTCTAGCCATTTTATCGGTATAGG
Coding sequences within it:
- the bioB gene encoding biotin synthase BioB; its protein translation is MVNEIKKYLKYYNMPLAELLDKAEKCTIENFGSRIELCSLISAKTGRCEENCKYCSQSSHYLTDIHTHPLVSIEEVIAAAKHARESGATRFAIVTSGKSPDKDFDKLLTMIKEINKIEGLTSCASIGIINEAQAKALKEAGLTRFHHNINTSESNYANICTTHSYQDRINTVKLVQKYGMEVCCGVIIGMGESLEQRIEAAIEIRDLGVECAPINILTPIRHTPLEHYGDKITEEDIIRTIATFRLIMPKIVLRYAGGRMDRLSEENRRLGIKAGINAVLIGNMLTTTGIKPQDDLITLKELGKKICSAI
- a CDS encoding GNAT family N-acetyltransferase, whose amino-acid sequence is MANIVIKVFDNFNDELKAKWDELYNPGAAYNLSFDWCRLWWENFCEYRKLSIIAIYDKRDDIKLIAPFYKNKNVLSLIGTRPLYFDECNILYKDKEFIPVLLDYIFENKLDINLEHVNARTDFANILTRYLCDKKIRHQALVSETKQIINTEFNPKHGELKNINRQKRYVENNLQDSVVFEYDVNKNSKVINEFIELHKSRWGLFNRKDNTQKYFEDLMRNFENVKLSRLSLKNDDITIAYELGIIDSGGKYWFLMSAYDRNYNKISPGKVLMYELTKYLLENSVLELDLGRGCEEYKGGYSNEENVLLFFNSQQFNSIANVYVQIVNLFDKIVKHLRGTY
- a CDS encoding adenylosuccinate synthase translates to MKNTVVVGAQWGDEGKAKITDLLAKQADVIIRYQGGCNAGHTVVANGKTYKFHLIPSGILYDDKMCVIGAGTVIHPAVLMDEINDLIAKGIDTQALKISHLAHLTMPYHIDLDGADEAKLGKNKIGTTKRGIGPTYTDKMARIGFRIEDLYDEELLDEKINKILPIKNQQLEQNYGLKPYSKEEIKEFCSKYAELLKPYVDFELLDKLHDDYKAGKTILFEGAQGALLDIDFGTYPYVTSSNPVAGGAFTGTGLGATVVEEIIGVFKAYITRVGEGPFVTELEDEEGAKIQEIGQEFGVTTGRKRRCGWFDVPLAKYSAQINGMTGIALTKLDVFDGFEKIKLCTAYIDKRNGETYTSYQTNINTHKYLEPVYQVFEGWCEDTTKAKTFEDLPLNAKIYLKELETLVRTPIKIISVGPDREQTIFNTCLASV